Proteins from a genomic interval of Stenotrophomonas maltophilia:
- a CDS encoding DUF721 domain-containing protein, translating into MSEPKSSVRPASVPKPALDAVMADKSGNPLRRALWLDALDRQLRPQLPPPLRSRCRLANVDGEHLVFLVESPVWHAKLRLAEAQLLDAARSIGLKATRVTIKTASPTPTRSPALDNRNGPHAVSAATHKGLRDALACLQDVPSKPKKRS; encoded by the coding sequence ATGTCTGAGCCGAAATCCAGCGTTCGCCCCGCGTCAGTGCCGAAACCGGCGCTGGATGCGGTGATGGCGGACAAAAGCGGGAACCCGCTGCGGCGTGCCTTGTGGCTCGACGCGCTGGACCGTCAGTTGCGCCCCCAGTTGCCGCCACCTCTGCGCAGCCGTTGCCGGCTGGCCAATGTGGACGGGGAACACCTCGTTTTTCTCGTCGAATCCCCGGTCTGGCATGCCAAGTTGCGGCTTGCCGAAGCCCAGTTGCTCGACGCGGCCCGTTCCATCGGGCTGAAGGCCACCAGGGTGACCATCAAGACTGCGTCTCCCACTCCCACGCGCTCCCCAGCGCTCGACAACCGGAATGGACCCCACGCAGTTTCAGCCGCCACGCACAAAGGGCTACGCGACGCCTTGGCTTGCCTGCAGGACGTTCCTTCGAAGCCGAAGAAGCGGTCCTGA
- a CDS encoding M23 family metallopeptidase: protein MAFKKIVIKTREGQAKSSPIARLRFYFEDRPRALLGSVLGVGCIIGLAGGIGASALNDSRLQAKVERQDAELAKVKRDAQTQVNALAARLGELQAQATRLNALGERLTQMGKLEDGEFDFNETPGLGDGDAGGPTSDIPVKDVNADLQVLEQRFAASGRQLSVMESLMFDHQLQQNAVPSRMPIRNSYVTSGFGTRADPFGRGAATHKGMDFHARVGDPVMAVAEGVVSFSGVKGGYGNVVDVDHGNGYVTRYAHNSRLVVKVGDLVRAGQEVAKAGSTGRSTGAHVHFEVWENGNVVNPRKFLGDGGNTPVGRISRG from the coding sequence ATGGCATTCAAAAAGATCGTAATCAAAACGCGTGAAGGACAGGCCAAGTCGTCGCCGATCGCGCGTTTGCGGTTCTATTTCGAGGACCGCCCCCGTGCCCTGCTGGGCAGCGTACTCGGGGTAGGCTGCATTATCGGCCTTGCTGGCGGCATTGGCGCCAGCGCGCTGAATGATTCCCGGCTGCAGGCCAAGGTCGAGCGCCAGGATGCGGAACTGGCCAAGGTCAAGCGCGATGCGCAGACCCAGGTCAACGCATTGGCGGCCCGCCTCGGCGAGCTGCAGGCGCAGGCCACCCGCCTGAACGCCCTTGGCGAACGGCTGACCCAGATGGGCAAGCTGGAAGACGGCGAATTCGACTTCAACGAGACCCCTGGCCTCGGTGATGGCGATGCTGGCGGCCCGACCAGCGACATCCCAGTCAAGGACGTCAACGCCGACTTACAGGTGCTGGAGCAGCGCTTCGCTGCTTCAGGCCGCCAGCTGTCGGTGATGGAATCGCTGATGTTCGACCACCAGCTGCAGCAGAACGCCGTGCCCTCGCGCATGCCGATCCGCAACAGCTACGTGACCTCCGGTTTCGGCACCCGTGCCGACCCGTTCGGCCGCGGTGCCGCCACCCACAAGGGCATGGACTTCCACGCCAGGGTCGGTGACCCGGTGATGGCCGTGGCCGAAGGCGTGGTCAGCTTCTCCGGCGTGAAGGGCGGCTACGGCAACGTGGTCGACGTCGACCACGGTAACGGCTACGTCACCCGCTACGCGCACAATTCGCGCCTGGTGGTGAAGGTCGGCGACCTGGTCCGTGCGGGCCAGGAAGTGGCCAAGGCCGGTTCCACCGGCCGTTCGACCGGCGCCCACGTGCACTTCGAGGTGTGGGAGAACGGCAACGTGGTCAACCCGCGCAAGTTCCTCGGCGACGGCGGCAACACGCCGGTCGGGCGCATCAGCCGCGGCTGA